Proteins co-encoded in one Eriocheir sinensis breed Jianghai 21 chromosome 5, ASM2467909v1, whole genome shotgun sequence genomic window:
- the LOC126982782 gene encoding uncharacterized protein LOC126982782 → MTQNSLRILSANVRGFRTNVGELTHAVLRNRADVMVAVETFLNDECVTTCDRIPGYCHWERRDRKDRQGGGVALQPLSAPVAEHMEDMFFRLLLADMSAVLLVALYRPQWQGSEPLTFLTDQLDTILATYDCQSTAIVGDMNQHMVSRAFTELTVVHGLTNHVTFPTHVRGGSLDLVLTGLPGDSVYCRPLERIGSSDHNAVLTELGLNPSREEARQRVIWLWQRADWQAMKRALAGTDWDATLRGDVDHNVSAFSATLLQPQRQHVPHRAYKADPRDQPWFGYRCRLATEKYSAWRQYKRRPSQRNKALHRAACKAMTRTAAWARKRWGNSLRRKLASNQVDPKQWWSLVKERHGTITQDRIPPLKTPAGGLEVKNQDKADLATHFTSKMTVEEPDRHPPLLPRLGNFVLENLVITEGTVAKHLRDTNTRKPPGTDDISPFQLKHCAGELSHPLTRIFRQCLSAGISVT, encoded by the exons ATGACGCAGAACAGCCTTAGAATCCTGTCAGCAAATGTACGAGGCTTCAGAACCAACGTTGGCGAGCTCACACACGCCGTCCTTAGGAACCGAGCTGATGTGATGGTGGCAGTTGAAACGTTTCTGAATGATGAGTGTGTGACAACGTGTGACAGGATTCCTGGCTACTGCCACTGGGAGCGACGCGATCGGAAGGACAGACAGGGCGGAGGTGTGGCT CTACAGCCACTCTCTGCCCCTGTCGCCGAGCACATGGAGGACatgttcttccgcctcctcctcgcagaTATGAGCGCCGTACTTCTCGTCGCCCTGTATCGCcctcagtggcaaggcagcgagcccctcaccttcctcaccgACCAGCTGGACACCATCCTGGCCACCTACGACTGCCAGAGCACAGCCATCGTGGGTGACATGAACCAGCATATGGTGAGCAGGGCCTTCACTGAGCTGACAGTGGTCCACGGGCTCACAAACCACGTCACCTTTCCCACCCACGTGCGTGGGGGCTCGTTGGACCTTGTCTTGACCGGCTTGCCCGGGGACTCAGTGTACTGCCGCCCTCTGGAGAGAATCGGCAGCTCCGACCATAATGCAGTGCTGACTGAACTCGGCCTCAACCCCTCGCGTGAGGAAGCAAGGCAACGCGTCATCTGGCTGTGGCAGCGGGCAGACTGGCAAGCCATGAAGCGGGCACTAGCTGGCACTGACTGGGACGCCACACTCCGTGGTGACGTTGACCACAATGTGTCAGCCTTCTCTGCCACTCTCCTCCAACCCCAGAGGCAGCATGTCCCTCACAGGGCATATAAAGCCGACCCACgcgaccagccgtggttcggcTATAGGTGCCGACTGGCTACAGAGAAGTACAGCGCCTGGAGGCAATACAAGCGCCGTCCCTCCCAGCGCAACAAGGCTCTGCACCGCGCTGCATGCAAGGCCATGACAAGGACAGCAGCGTGGGCCAGGAAAAGATGGGGAAACAGCCTCAGGAGGAAGCTGGCGTCCAACCAAGTTGACCCTAAGCAGTGGTGGTCCTTGGTGAAGGAGAGGCACGGCACCATCACGCAGGACAGGATCCCGCCTCTCAAGACGCCTGCAGGGGGCCTGGAAGTAAAGAACCAGGATAAAGCTGACCTGGCAACCCACTTCACCAGCAAGATGACTGtcgaggagccagacaggcatccccccctcctcccccgtctggGTAACTTTGTCCTGGAAAACCTGGTAATCACGGAGGGCACAGTGGCCAAGCACCTCCGAGACACCAACACCAGAAAACCCCCAGGCACGgatgacatcagccctttccAGCTGAAGCACTGTGCAGGGGAGCTGTCGCACCCCCTCACACGCATCttcagacagtgcctaagcgcaggg ATATCCGTCACCTGA
- the LOC126982533 gene encoding cuticle protein CP1246-like, with protein MRILVVVAAVLAVAAASPIGFARKGVGLIGRSGIVTVDGRIIPFTREFMDDIVEIGEAGIVTKSGKNVHLTLDLQRTKRDVTNGFTRPKVGSIGYAGAVLTDGTIIQFTPEFIEDILYFGESGIVTKSGKNVQLTADLKRV; from the exons ATGAGGATCCTT GTCGTAGTAGCGGCGGTGTTGGCCGTCGCGGCCGCCAGCCCCATCGGCTTCGCGAGGAAAGGCGTAGGCCTGATCGGTCGCAGCGGCATCGTCACGGTCGACGGCCGCATCATCCCTTTCACCCGCGAGTTCATGGACGACATCGTGGAGATCGGAGAGGCTGGCATCGTGACTAAGTCCGGCAAGAACGTCCACCTCACCCTGGACCTGCAGCGAACGAAGCGCGACGTGACCAACGGCTTCACGAGGCCCAAGGTGGGCTCCATCGGCTACGCCGGGGCGGTGCTCACTGACGGCACCATCATCCAGTTCACACCGGAGTTCATCGAAGACATCCTTTACTTCGGCGAGTCCGGCATCGTGACCAAGTCCGGCAAGAACGTTCAGCTCACCGCTGACCTCAAGCGTGTCTAA
- the LOC126983461 gene encoding cuticle protein CP1158-like — MRLLVVVAAVLAVAAASPIGFARKGVGLIGRSGIVTVDGRIIPFTREFMDDIVEIGEAGIVTKSGKNVHLTLDLQRTKRDVTNGFTRPEVGSIGYAGAVLTDGTIIQFSPEFIEDILYFGESGIVTKSGKNVQLTADLKRV; from the exons ATGAGGCTCCTT GTCGTAGTAGCGGCGGTGTTGGCCGTCGCGGCCGCCAGCCCCATCGGCTTCGCGAGGAAAGGCGTGGGCCTAATCGGTCGCAGCGGCATCGTCACGGTCGACGGCCGCATCATCCCCTTCACCCGCGAGTTCATGGACGACATCGTGGAGATCGGAGAGGCTGGCATCGTGACTAAGTCCGGCAAGAACGTCCACCTCACCCTGGACCTGCAGCGAACGAAGCGCGACGTGACCAACGGCTTCACGAGGCCCGAGGTGGGCTCCATTGGCTACGCCGGGGCGGTGCTCACCGACGGCACCATCATCCAGTTCTCGCCGGAGTTCATCGAAGACATCCTTTACTTCGGCGAGTCCGGCATTGTGACCAAGTCCGGCAAGAACGTTCAGCTCACCGCTGACCTCAAGCGTGTCTAG